A single region of the Solwaraspora sp. WMMD791 genome encodes:
- a CDS encoding histidine kinase, producing the protein MNGWRRWLLPAVLATGQLALWPVGPLVGGARPAPVGVVVAVAATTVVAVALGWRVRAPYHCCAAVAVALWAGTAGTPHEALAALSVAELVALFSVAAHRRLDRALAVAGLVGVGSAVATLLGYGATGDAVGAIGLNMVSYLLATGLGHSRQRWRLGRRQAAAALATARLAQQQAAARERHRLACELHDVSAHHLTAVVVTVTAARRLSASRPDLAGQALRFAVDAAHQTTATVRQLVGVLRHDPTGYVGEPGTLDNRLAGLVAGFRELGQPVELAVGAQVTDRDADLVFGCVREALTNSVRYAPGGPVRVDIGVRTGRLLVTVVNQPGTRSAEDDVIGSGSGLAGVRERARPLGGDLTAGPTDDGGWQVRLDLPAADPAVGRRARATGPDLTDLALTMLAIALPVGVVALDWPLLQRDGPGPVLVLLALLVAHAAALPWRRRAPWLVLAATTGTALAWPLAIGVGLLPSGDVVTALLAGCLAEVVAIWTVATRTTARVSWLAVPAIALVIGLVVAIGLINDVDPGAEVDIGADGRPVPTAVTVVTAALATIVFAVLLGVGFAVVWLAGVAARHRRGRVLRGEQTAILTANAAADSVAYAARRRIAAQLDERVLPRAAEVAAVAARPPAADPVAQLDEVAAAARSALAAMRDLLVGLRSTATGDDGAPVADADDRTPQPTTVDLTALAAAYRAAGRPVTTYLPDGPDTLPVALDVCAYRLAEAALAAGDTGPAQVRVALGPEPCLYLEVRGVAAAVRDPTVAALRARAEALAGVCRVAPGGTLQVWLPYQRPVAHQEVTASVSG; encoded by the coding sequence ATGAACGGATGGCGACGCTGGTTGCTGCCCGCCGTGCTGGCGACCGGGCAGCTGGCTCTCTGGCCGGTCGGGCCGCTGGTCGGCGGTGCGCGGCCGGCTCCGGTGGGCGTCGTGGTCGCCGTCGCGGCGACCACCGTGGTCGCCGTCGCGCTGGGCTGGCGGGTCCGGGCGCCGTACCACTGCTGCGCGGCGGTGGCGGTCGCGCTCTGGGCCGGGACGGCCGGAACGCCCCACGAGGCCCTGGCCGCACTCAGCGTCGCCGAACTGGTGGCGCTGTTCTCCGTCGCCGCGCACCGACGGCTCGACCGTGCGCTGGCCGTCGCCGGCCTGGTCGGTGTCGGCAGCGCCGTCGCCACGCTGCTCGGCTACGGGGCCACCGGGGATGCCGTCGGCGCCATCGGGCTCAACATGGTCAGTTACCTGCTGGCGACCGGGCTGGGCCACAGCCGGCAACGGTGGCGGCTCGGCCGACGACAGGCCGCCGCCGCGCTCGCCACGGCACGGCTCGCCCAGCAGCAGGCGGCGGCCCGCGAACGACACCGGCTGGCCTGCGAACTGCACGACGTCAGCGCCCACCACCTGACCGCCGTGGTGGTCACCGTCACCGCCGCCCGGCGGCTGTCCGCCAGCCGGCCGGACCTGGCCGGGCAGGCTCTGCGGTTCGCCGTCGACGCCGCCCACCAGACCACGGCGACGGTCCGTCAGCTCGTCGGCGTGCTGCGGCACGACCCGACCGGGTACGTCGGCGAGCCCGGCACGCTGGACAACCGGCTGGCCGGCCTCGTCGCCGGGTTCCGGGAGCTCGGCCAACCGGTCGAGTTGGCCGTCGGTGCCCAGGTCACCGACCGCGACGCCGACCTGGTGTTCGGGTGCGTGCGGGAGGCGTTGACCAACTCGGTGCGCTACGCGCCCGGTGGACCGGTACGCGTCGACATCGGCGTCCGGACCGGCCGGCTCCTGGTGACCGTGGTCAACCAGCCGGGTACCCGCTCCGCCGAGGACGACGTGATCGGCTCGGGCAGTGGGCTCGCCGGCGTCCGGGAACGCGCGCGGCCGCTCGGTGGTGACCTCACCGCCGGACCCACCGACGACGGCGGCTGGCAGGTCCGGCTGGACCTGCCAGCGGCCGACCCGGCGGTGGGTCGCCGAGCCCGCGCGACCGGCCCGGACCTGACCGACCTGGCGTTGACCATGTTGGCGATCGCGCTGCCGGTCGGTGTCGTCGCCCTCGACTGGCCGCTGCTCCAACGGGACGGGCCAGGGCCGGTGCTGGTACTGCTCGCGCTGCTGGTGGCGCACGCCGCCGCGCTACCGTGGCGGCGGCGGGCGCCGTGGCTGGTGCTGGCTGCCACCACCGGCACCGCGCTGGCGTGGCCGCTGGCGATCGGGGTCGGGCTGCTGCCGTCGGGCGACGTGGTGACGGCGTTGCTGGCCGGTTGCCTGGCAGAGGTCGTGGCGATCTGGACGGTGGCGACCCGGACGACGGCACGGGTCAGTTGGCTGGCGGTGCCGGCGATCGCCCTGGTGATCGGCCTGGTCGTCGCGATCGGCCTGATCAACGACGTCGATCCGGGGGCGGAGGTCGACATCGGAGCGGACGGTCGGCCTGTGCCGACTGCGGTCACCGTCGTGACAGCGGCCCTCGCCACGATCGTCTTCGCGGTGCTGCTCGGCGTCGGGTTCGCCGTCGTCTGGTTGGCGGGGGTGGCGGCGCGGCACCGGCGCGGGCGGGTCCTGCGTGGCGAGCAGACGGCGATCCTGACGGCGAACGCCGCCGCCGACAGCGTCGCCTATGCCGCGCGGCGGCGGATCGCCGCACAGCTCGACGAGCGGGTGCTGCCCCGCGCCGCCGAGGTCGCCGCCGTGGCGGCGCGCCCGCCGGCCGCCGATCCGGTGGCCCAGCTGGACGAGGTCGCCGCCGCGGCCAGGTCCGCCCTGGCGGCGATGCGGGACCTGCTGGTCGGTCTGCGGAGTACCGCGACCGGCGACGACGGGGCCCCGGTGGCCGACGCCGACGACCGTACCCCGCAGCCGACGACGGTGGACCTGACCGCGCTCGCCGCCGCGTACCGCGCCGCCGGACGACCGGTCACCACCTACCTGCCCGACGGCCCGGACACCCTGCCGGTGGCGCTCGACGTCTGCGCGTACCGGCTGGCGGAGGCCGCGTTGGCCGCCGGCGACACCGGCCCCGCTCAGGTCCGGGTGGCGCTCGGTCCGGAGCCGTGTCTCTACCTGGAGGTCCGTGGCGTCGCGGCGGCGGTACGCGACCCCACCGTCGCGGCGCTGCGGGCCCGGGCCGAGGCGCTGGCCGGGGTCTGCCGCGTAGCACCGGGCGGCACACTACAGGTGTGGTTGCCGTACCAGCGGCCAGTGGCGCACCAGGAGGTGACGGCATCGGTATCCGGGTGA
- a CDS encoding type II CAAX endopeptidase family protein has product MTPMSYPPPAVPARPWRIPAPAGTPYHRLAATDAHRWWRPLLGTGTVLVSFLAAQVALIIVFMIVAFVLDAPRDADGLPVLPALAETAYALLGIATGLPLVLVAAWLIQRRSPGSVSSVVGRIRWSWLGRCLLIALPVVVLLLAGTYGLTALTGADTGVDDVEWVGVGMFVTSAAMLLALVPLQAAAEEYLCRGWLLQAVGAYLRGPWPAIVVQAVPFALAHGWGTTWGFLDLLLFAVVTGWLTVRTGGLEAAVALHVVNNLVAMLLAGALGQLTIEQTATDAPWQMLVVDAPLLIGYAIVVAWLAGRRGLARTTPAPAPTFAPPWPPAAGPPPLPTITAVGDSASR; this is encoded by the coding sequence ATGACCCCGATGTCCTACCCACCCCCTGCGGTGCCGGCGCGACCCTGGCGCATCCCGGCTCCCGCTGGCACCCCGTACCACCGGCTGGCCGCGACCGACGCCCATCGCTGGTGGCGGCCACTACTGGGCACCGGCACGGTGCTGGTCTCCTTCCTGGCGGCGCAGGTCGCGCTGATCATCGTGTTCATGATCGTCGCGTTCGTGCTCGACGCGCCCCGGGACGCCGACGGACTGCCGGTGCTGCCGGCGCTCGCCGAGACGGCGTACGCGTTGCTCGGGATCGCCACCGGGTTGCCGCTGGTGCTGGTGGCCGCCTGGCTGATCCAGCGTCGCTCGCCGGGCAGCGTCTCCTCGGTCGTCGGCCGGATCCGGTGGTCGTGGCTGGGGCGGTGCCTGCTGATCGCCCTGCCCGTGGTCGTCCTGTTGCTGGCCGGCACGTACGGACTGACGGCGCTGACCGGCGCCGACACCGGCGTCGACGACGTCGAGTGGGTCGGTGTCGGGATGTTCGTGACCAGCGCGGCGATGCTGCTGGCACTGGTGCCGCTGCAGGCCGCCGCCGAGGAGTACCTCTGTCGGGGCTGGCTGCTGCAGGCGGTCGGGGCGTATCTGCGCGGCCCGTGGCCGGCGATCGTGGTCCAGGCGGTGCCGTTCGCTCTCGCGCACGGTTGGGGCACCACCTGGGGCTTCCTGGACCTGCTGCTGTTCGCGGTGGTCACCGGATGGCTGACGGTCCGTACCGGTGGACTGGAGGCCGCCGTCGCGCTGCACGTGGTGAACAACCTCGTCGCGATGCTGCTCGCCGGTGCGCTCGGTCAACTGACCATCGAGCAGACGGCGACCGACGCGCCGTGGCAGATGCTCGTGGTCGACGCTCCGTTACTGATCGGCTATGCCATCGTGGTCGCCTGGCTGGCCGGGCGGCGAGGGCTGGCCCGTACGACGCCGGCCCCGGCGCCGACCTTTGCGCCGCCGTGGCCGCCGGCCGCCGGCCCGCCACCGCTGCCGACCATCACCGCTGTCGGTGACTCTGCCTCCCGGTGA
- a CDS encoding sugar transferase translates to MATPTLRPAADRALPAAAARLRRYDRVKRVIDVLGAVTALVVAAPVMAVVAVAILVRLGRPVLFRQVRPGRDGELFEIIKFRTMLAQDPARGLVSDADRLTRLGHWLRATSLDELPGLWNVLRGEMSLVGPRPHLVKYLDLYTPWQARRHEVRPGITGLAQVRGRNALAWEDKFAYDIEYVDNRSLRLDLRILAETVRVVLRREGIAAPGTVTWHEYTGPPSNAAAVPTDAGGDAASTDARCADPSLVRSSSGGGCGS, encoded by the coding sequence ATGGCCACGCCAACACTGCGGCCCGCAGCCGATCGGGCCCTGCCCGCCGCTGCGGCCCGGCTGCGCCGCTACGACAGGGTCAAGCGGGTGATCGACGTACTGGGCGCGGTGACCGCCCTGGTCGTCGCGGCCCCGGTGATGGCGGTGGTCGCCGTGGCGATCCTCGTCCGGCTCGGGCGGCCGGTCCTCTTCCGACAGGTCCGGCCGGGTCGTGACGGCGAACTGTTCGAGATCATCAAGTTCCGCACGATGCTCGCCCAGGACCCCGCCCGTGGTTTGGTCAGCGACGCGGACCGACTGACCCGCCTCGGCCACTGGCTACGAGCGACCAGCCTGGACGAGCTTCCGGGACTGTGGAACGTGCTGCGCGGCGAGATGAGCCTGGTGGGGCCACGCCCGCACCTGGTCAAGTACCTCGACCTCTACACGCCGTGGCAGGCCCGCCGACACGAGGTGCGCCCGGGCATCACCGGACTCGCCCAGGTCCGTGGCCGTAACGCCCTGGCCTGGGAGGACAAGTTCGCCTACGACATCGAATACGTCGACAACCGCAGCCTGCGCCTCGACCTGCGGATCCTGGCCGAGACCGTCCGGGTGGTCCTGCGGCGTGAAGGCATCGCCGCTCCGGGCACGGTGACCTGGCACGAGTACACCGGCCCACCGTCGAACGCGGCCGCCGTGCCGACCGACGCCGGGGGTGACGCCGCGTCGACCGACGCCCGCTGTGCGGACCCGTCGCTGGTACGGTCGTCGTCGGGCGGCGGGTGCGGCAGTTGA
- a CDS encoding NAD(P)-dependent oxidoreductase yields the protein MTTGPTVLLFGASGLLGRRVHAALGVDLRVCAPARAECDLATADPVALADLLATVRPDVVVNCAGRTDGGGADLLRIHVLALARLIEAMATTVPGARLIRLGSAAEYGIVASATPVTEEHPAHPVSAYGLSHLTATQWGELAGREAGVEVVTLRVFNPVGPGLSPQSALGRAAALLRVGGDAPLAMGLTDSVRDFVDLRDIASAVRAAVLADALPVRLFNVGSGHAVGVRDAVVALARVAGHSGELRPGAFTATAGRSAAVPWMCADTSRIRQVLGWSPSYDLADSLKALWADHQDVGPHSRR from the coding sequence TTGACGACGGGGCCGACGGTCCTGCTGTTCGGCGCCTCCGGGCTGCTCGGCCGCAGGGTCCATGCCGCGCTCGGCGTCGACCTGCGGGTGTGCGCACCGGCCCGGGCAGAGTGCGACCTCGCCACCGCCGACCCGGTCGCCCTGGCCGACCTGCTGGCCACCGTCCGCCCCGACGTGGTGGTCAACTGCGCCGGCCGCACCGACGGCGGGGGCGCCGATTTGCTGCGGATCCACGTTCTGGCGCTCGCGCGGCTGATCGAGGCGATGGCGACGACCGTACCCGGGGCACGGTTGATCCGGCTCGGGTCGGCGGCCGAGTACGGCATCGTGGCATCCGCGACACCGGTGACCGAGGAGCATCCGGCCCACCCGGTCAGCGCCTACGGTCTCAGCCACCTGACCGCCACCCAGTGGGGGGAGTTGGCCGGCCGTGAGGCCGGGGTGGAGGTGGTGACCCTGCGGGTGTTCAACCCGGTCGGGCCGGGGCTGTCCCCGCAGAGCGCGCTGGGCAGAGCCGCGGCCCTGCTGCGCGTCGGCGGCGACGCACCGCTGGCGATGGGGCTGACCGACAGCGTGCGGGACTTCGTCGACCTGCGCGACATCGCGTCGGCGGTACGGGCCGCCGTACTGGCCGATGCGTTGCCGGTGCGGCTGTTCAACGTCGGTTCCGGACACGCCGTCGGCGTCCGCGACGCCGTGGTCGCCCTGGCCCGTGTCGCCGGCCACAGCGGTGAGCTGCGGCCGGGCGCGTTCACCGCGACGGCGGGCCGCTCGGCGGCGGTGCCGTGGATGTGCGCCGACACCAGCCGCATCCGACAGGTACTCGGCTGGTCACCCAGCTACGACCTGGCGGACTCGCTGAAGGCGCTCTGGGCCGATCACCAGGACGTCGGCCCCCACAGCCGCAGGTAG
- a CDS encoding alpha/beta fold hydrolase, which translates to MTHDRTAAGMRYWQTGRGRQDVLLVHGWCCNHRFMKPIAAHLASWRRRVISVDMRGHGASPAGDRGFTVPELGADLRQLMVELDMTDVVLIGHSMGGVWSLAAAAEATDRVAALLLLDASVAVPPGTSEQVAALAESIRGDDPRQARIDIIRSFFIPESDPRLVDWTIDQMLRPSDTVAAATLDGLAGFVEAGGDAALTAWGRRLLYIGGPAPFGDYGRLRQLVPEAVIGQVAGSGHFFQFEVPRQTNAMISRYLRLWGPTSW; encoded by the coding sequence ATGACTCACGACCGTACCGCCGCCGGGATGCGCTACTGGCAGACCGGCCGGGGCCGTCAGGACGTCCTGCTGGTGCACGGGTGGTGCTGCAACCACCGATTCATGAAGCCGATCGCGGCCCACCTGGCGAGTTGGCGACGCCGGGTGATATCCGTCGACATGCGCGGTCACGGCGCGAGCCCGGCCGGTGACCGCGGCTTCACCGTGCCCGAGCTCGGTGCCGACCTGCGGCAGCTGATGGTCGAACTGGACATGACCGACGTGGTGCTGATCGGGCACAGCATGGGCGGGGTCTGGTCGTTGGCCGCCGCCGCCGAGGCGACCGACCGGGTCGCCGCGCTGCTGCTGCTCGACGCCTCGGTCGCGGTGCCGCCCGGCACCTCGGAACAGGTCGCGGCGCTGGCCGAATCGATCCGCGGCGACGATCCGCGCCAGGCCCGCATCGACATCATCCGGTCGTTCTTCATTCCGGAGTCGGACCCGCGGCTGGTGGACTGGACGATCGACCAGATGCTGCGTCCCAGTGACACGGTGGCCGCCGCGACCCTCGACGGGCTCGCCGGCTTCGTGGAGGCCGGTGGCGACGCGGCGCTGACCGCATGGGGACGCCGGCTGCTCTACATCGGCGGTCCGGCGCCGTTCGGCGACTACGGTCGACTGCGGCAGTTGGTGCCCGAGGCCGTGATCGGCCAGGTGGCCGGCTCGGGCCACTTCTTCCAGTTCGAGGTGCCCCGGCAGACGAACGCGATGATCAGCCGCTACCTGCGGCTGTGGGGGCCGACGTCCTGGTGA
- a CDS encoding glycogen debranching N-terminal domain-containing protein gives MTDALDTFFDAIGDDRRVPPPASGTIQFNLVDDEQRVRTWAVSYREGRAVVDRRPPPQVDCTIDAPQRTFQALVEGRENVISLLLRNGVSVRGHLPLFLIFRRLLPPRADTAGAPSRARPIGAGQRAATAVDRPVSILYGNLFMISDRRGDITPTPYAPFGLFFYDTRFLSHWRLTVDGQRMHTLSIDDLQYFESRFFQVPGEPTHYVDADLSVFRHRWVGDAFTEQIAVFNHREEPARLRLRVEAAADFAEVLEVKDGYHTDREIVVTVEQDALRFCYERDTFFRETILSSSAPAEVDPGGMTFELSLDAHDTWCTDLTVKTFIRGAGNRDLRESLRSYAERPKPQVHKELDEWVAAAPTLTCDYPPLRDAYRRSVVDLGALRYPGVNFREMLPAAGMPWFMTFFGRDSLISCLQSLPFVPGSSVPALRICALAQGTRDDPFRAEQPGKIPQESRYGESALFDEVSHAADFSAADTTPLFVVLLDEYERWTGDTALVRSLEFEARAALDWIDRHADLVGTGYVWYGPRETRTGVLNQSWKCSPGSVAFQDGRAATFPQATCEIQGYVYDARLRGARLARTCWGDPEYAERLERQAAQLRQRFNRDFWIADRGYFAHALQADGTQVDALTSNIGHLLWSGIVEPTKARAVVRHLMSPQLFSGWGVRTLATSARGFNPVGYHTGTVWPFDNSLIAWGLRRYGYRTEAARVACAVLEAGQYFGARLPETFAGYDRSLTKYPVPYSAAGTPHATSAGATLLFLRILLGLEPYEGDLIVDPAVPEEMGHIELHDIPGRWGLVDALGRGRHDLGRPRRRSRRPGDPLRAAL, from the coding sequence ATGACCGACGCGCTCGACACCTTCTTCGACGCGATCGGCGACGACCGGCGGGTGCCGCCCCCGGCCAGCGGCACCATCCAGTTCAACCTCGTCGACGACGAGCAGCGGGTTCGTACCTGGGCGGTCAGCTACCGCGAGGGCCGGGCAGTGGTCGACCGTCGGCCGCCGCCGCAGGTCGACTGCACGATCGACGCGCCACAGCGGACCTTCCAGGCACTCGTCGAAGGCAGGGAGAACGTCATCTCGCTGCTGCTGCGCAACGGGGTGTCGGTCCGTGGCCACCTGCCGCTGTTCCTGATCTTCCGGCGGCTGCTGCCGCCGCGCGCCGACACCGCCGGCGCGCCGTCGCGGGCCAGGCCGATCGGCGCCGGTCAACGGGCGGCCACCGCGGTCGACCGACCGGTGAGCATCCTCTACGGCAACCTGTTCATGATCAGCGACCGGCGGGGCGACATCACGCCGACGCCGTACGCGCCGTTCGGTCTGTTCTTCTACGACACCCGGTTCCTGTCCCACTGGCGACTGACCGTCGACGGCCAGCGGATGCACACCCTGTCCATCGACGATCTGCAGTACTTCGAGTCGCGGTTCTTCCAGGTGCCCGGCGAACCGACACACTACGTCGACGCCGACCTGTCGGTGTTTCGCCACCGCTGGGTCGGTGACGCCTTCACCGAACAGATCGCGGTGTTCAACCACCGGGAGGAGCCGGCGCGACTGCGACTGCGCGTCGAGGCCGCCGCCGACTTCGCCGAGGTGCTGGAGGTCAAGGACGGTTACCACACCGACCGGGAGATCGTCGTGACGGTCGAGCAGGACGCGCTGCGGTTCTGCTACGAACGGGACACCTTCTTCCGCGAGACGATCCTGTCCAGCAGCGCCCCGGCCGAGGTCGACCCGGGCGGGATGACCTTCGAGCTGTCCCTCGACGCTCACGACACCTGGTGCACCGACCTGACGGTGAAGACCTTCATCCGGGGAGCCGGCAACCGCGACCTGCGGGAGAGTCTGCGCAGCTACGCCGAGCGGCCCAAGCCGCAGGTGCACAAGGAACTCGACGAGTGGGTGGCCGCCGCGCCGACGCTCACCTGTGACTACCCGCCGCTGCGGGACGCGTACCGGCGCAGCGTGGTCGACCTCGGTGCGCTGCGCTATCCCGGGGTGAACTTCCGGGAGATGCTGCCGGCCGCAGGCATGCCCTGGTTCATGACCTTCTTCGGCCGCGACAGCCTGATCAGCTGCCTGCAGTCGCTGCCGTTCGTCCCCGGCTCGTCCGTTCCCGCGCTGCGTATCTGCGCCCTGGCGCAGGGCACCCGGGACGATCCGTTCCGCGCCGAGCAGCCGGGGAAGATCCCGCAGGAGAGCCGATACGGCGAATCCGCCCTCTTCGACGAGGTCTCCCACGCCGCGGACTTCTCCGCCGCCGACACGACCCCGCTGTTCGTCGTGCTGCTCGACGAGTACGAACGGTGGACCGGCGACACCGCGCTGGTGCGTAGCCTGGAGTTCGAGGCCCGGGCCGCACTGGACTGGATCGACCGGCACGCCGACCTGGTCGGCACCGGCTACGTCTGGTACGGACCCCGCGAGACCCGCACCGGGGTGCTCAATCAGAGTTGGAAGTGCTCGCCCGGATCGGTCGCGTTCCAGGACGGGCGGGCGGCGACGTTCCCGCAGGCGACCTGCGAGATCCAGGGCTACGTCTACGACGCCCGGCTGCGCGGTGCCCGGCTCGCACGGACCTGCTGGGGCGATCCGGAGTACGCCGAGCGGCTCGAACGCCAGGCGGCGCAGCTGCGACAACGGTTCAACCGGGACTTCTGGATAGCCGACCGTGGCTACTTCGCGCATGCCCTGCAGGCCGACGGCACCCAGGTGGACGCGCTCACCTCGAACATCGGCCACCTGCTGTGGAGCGGCATCGTCGAACCGACCAAGGCGCGCGCGGTGGTGCGCCATCTGATGAGCCCGCAGCTGTTCTCCGGTTGGGGTGTGCGGACCCTGGCCACCAGCGCCCGCGGGTTCAACCCGGTCGGCTACCACACCGGTACGGTGTGGCCGTTCGACAACTCCCTGATCGCCTGGGGCCTGCGCCGCTACGGCTACCGTACGGAAGCCGCCCGGGTGGCCTGCGCGGTGCTGGAGGCGGGCCAGTACTTCGGCGCGCGGCTGCCGGAGACCTTCGCCGGCTACGACCGTTCACTGACCAAGTACCCCGTACCGTACTCGGCCGCCGGCACCCCGCACGCGACGTCGGCCGGCGCGACGCTGCTGTTCCTGCGGATCCTGCTCGGCCTGGAGCCCTACGAAGGGGACCTGATCGTCGACCCCGCCGTGCCGGAGGAGATGGGGCACATCGAGCTGCACGACATCCCGGGCCGGTGGGGACTGGTGGACGCGCTCGGCCGGGGCCGGCACGACCTGGGTCGGCCCCGGCGGCGTAGCCGCCGGCCCGGTGATCCGTTGCGGGCGGCGCTGTGA
- a CDS encoding D-arabinono-1,4-lactone oxidase: MTTGATTTRATWHNWSGGLCFTPETVARPESVAAVSRTLREAAARGVTVRPVGAGHSSAPLVQTDDVLIRVDRLPTGVLQPPADGQAWVGAGTRLHELEEILRRHGLTVPNLGDVDTQAIAGAVGTATHGSGLGLPSLSAQVTGVRLVAADGAARQIDAAGDPHLLRAAQVSLGALGVFTAVRTRVVPAFHARRREWGLPVEECLATFGDLLKVNRNVDFYWYPRRDDAHLRTVNPVADDPGPSPPPPSGCTEDRTGSSGAALIKRRSLRFHEMEYYVAAEAGPSCFQEVRERIRTRHRQHAAWRVLYRYVAADDAYLSPAYQRDSVTISVHQNETVPYREFFADIEPIFLGYGGRPHWAKIHQLQGSELLARYPQADRFLAAREQLDPDGRFLNDYLRRLLDL; the protein is encoded by the coding sequence GTGACGACCGGTGCGACGACCACCCGGGCGACCTGGCACAACTGGTCGGGCGGCCTGTGCTTCACGCCGGAGACCGTCGCCCGGCCGGAATCGGTGGCCGCGGTGAGTCGGACGCTGCGCGAGGCGGCGGCGCGGGGGGTGACGGTACGCCCGGTCGGGGCCGGGCACTCCTCCGCCCCGTTGGTGCAGACCGACGACGTGCTGATCCGGGTCGACCGGCTGCCGACCGGGGTGCTCCAGCCGCCGGCCGACGGCCAGGCCTGGGTGGGTGCCGGCACCCGGTTGCACGAGCTGGAGGAGATCCTGCGTCGGCACGGTCTGACCGTGCCGAACCTGGGTGACGTGGACACCCAGGCGATCGCCGGTGCGGTCGGCACCGCCACCCACGGCAGCGGTCTGGGACTACCGAGCCTGTCGGCACAGGTCACCGGGGTGCGACTGGTGGCCGCCGACGGGGCGGCGCGGCAGATCGACGCTGCGGGCGATCCACACCTGCTGCGGGCCGCGCAGGTCTCGCTCGGCGCGCTCGGCGTGTTCACCGCCGTCCGTACCAGGGTGGTACCCGCCTTCCACGCCCGGCGCCGCGAGTGGGGACTGCCGGTCGAGGAGTGCCTGGCCACCTTCGGCGACCTGCTGAAGGTGAACCGCAACGTCGACTTCTACTGGTATCCCCGCCGGGACGACGCGCACCTGCGCACCGTGAACCCGGTGGCGGACGACCCCGGGCCGAGCCCGCCGCCGCCCAGCGGATGCACCGAGGACCGGACCGGATCCAGCGGCGCGGCGCTGATCAAGCGGCGCTCGTTGCGGTTCCATGAGATGGAGTACTACGTCGCGGCGGAGGCGGGCCCGTCCTGTTTTCAGGAGGTGCGCGAGCGGATCCGTACCCGGCACCGCCAGCACGCCGCCTGGCGGGTGCTGTACCGCTACGTCGCGGCCGACGACGCGTACCTCAGCCCGGCGTACCAGCGCGACTCCGTCACCATCTCGGTGCACCAGAACGAGACGGTGCCCTACCGCGAGTTCTTTGCCGACATCGAACCGATCTTTCTCGGCTACGGCGGCCGGCCGCACTGGGCGAAGATCCATCAGCTGCAGGGATCCGAACTCTTGGCGCGCTACCCGCAGGCCGACCGGTTCCTGGCCGCGCGTGAGCAACTGGATCCGGATGGTCGGTTCCTCAACGACTACCTGCGGCGGTTGCTGGACCTGTGA
- a CDS encoding roadblock/LC7 domain-containing protein: MAYPVVTTGDVSRLLDDLVERVPQAQQAVALSPDGILLAWSKGVDHELGEQLSGVVAGLRALAVAVGQHAGTGRVRQIVIQMGTAFLFIAATPGGAIIAAVFDAGSDMDAVAYEVALFAGRADRHLPAFPAPEEPTQRGEPAKALVQGAHAG; this comes from the coding sequence ATGGCATACCCCGTGGTCACCACTGGTGACGTCTCCCGGCTGCTGGACGACCTGGTGGAACGGGTGCCGCAGGCGCAGCAGGCGGTGGCGCTCTCCCCCGACGGCATTCTCCTGGCGTGGTCCAAAGGGGTCGACCACGAGCTGGGCGAACAGTTGTCCGGTGTCGTGGCGGGACTGCGCGCCCTGGCGGTCGCGGTGGGCCAGCACGCCGGCACCGGCCGGGTACGGCAGATCGTGATCCAGATGGGGACGGCGTTTCTCTTCATCGCTGCCACGCCCGGTGGGGCCATCATCGCCGCCGTCTTCGACGCCGGATCCGACATGGACGCCGTCGCCTACGAGGTGGCGCTGTTCGCCGGGCGGGCCGACCGGCACCTGCCGGCGTTTCCCGCGCCGGAGGAGCCGACCCAGCGGGGCGAACCAGCGAAGGCACTCGTTCAGGGTGCCCACGCCGGGTGA